In Bradyrhizobium sp. 170, the DNA window CATCGCGACGACGTAGCCCTGGCGCTGGCGGAGGCCTGCGTCGCCCGCGGCGTGCCGATCTTCGGCATCTGCCGCGGCCTGCAGGAGATGAACGTTGCCTTCGGCGGCTCGCTGCATCCGGAAATCCGCGAGATCCCGGGCCGCATGAACCACCGGATGCCGCGGCTGGAGAACGGCGAAATCCATCCTGACCCGACGGTCGTGTTTGCCGACCGGCACGACGTTCACCTCACGCCGGGCGGCACGTTTGCCAGCCTGCTCGGCTGCGAAACCATCCGGGTGAACTCGCTGCACGGGCAGGGCATCCTTGAACCCGGCGAGCGCGTCGTCATCGAAGGCATTGCCGAAGACGGCACCATCGAGGCGATCCGGATCGCGGACGCCGCGAGCTTCGCACTCGGTGTCCAGTGGCACGCCGAGTACGACCCGCAACGCAACCCGATCAACCGAAAACTGTTCGAAGCGTTCGGCGAGGCACTGAAGACGCACAAGCGGGCGGCGTAGGGCGCGGCCGGATTGAATTCTCATTGCGAGCGAAGCGAAGCAATCCATGCCGCAAATGCGGGGATAGATGGATTGCTTCGCTGCGCTCGCAATGACGGTGGTTACAGCCGGGCTACGAATTCAACTGACAGTGCCGTTCCTGCCATTCGCGGGATGGCTGGAACGAGCCCCATCCTTTCTGCTATCGTCTTGCGCAACAGCATGGCCGGTCAACGGCCTCAAATACCGGGAGGATGCAATGCGGGACCGCAAATGGTCGAGGCGCGAACTGCTGAAGGCATCGACAGCTTCGGCTGCAAGCCTCTTGTTTGCCGAGCCCCTGAAGGCCGCGGCCCCTCCGGCGGAGGACGTGACGCCGGCCTTGATCGAGGCCGCGAAGAAGGAGGGCAAGCTTTCGTTCTATTCGGCGCTTGAACTCAACACCGCCGAGCGCCTGGCACGGACTTTTGAGGCGAAATATCCTGGGATCACCGTGCGCGTCGAGCGTTCCGGCGCGGAGCGGATTTTCCAGCGCATCGCGCAGGAGCAGGGCAGCGGCATCAAGGCTGTCGACGTCGCCAATTCGACTGATGCCGCGCATTTTCTCGAATGGAAGAAAAACGACTGGCTGGCGCCGCACCTTCCCGCCGACGTCGCCAGAAATTTTCCGGCCGATCAGATCGATGCCGACGGCATGTACGCGACGTCCTGCGCCTGGACGGAGGCGATCGGCTACAATACCAACCTCGTCAAGCGCGAGGAAGCGCCGAAAAGCTATGCCGACCTGCTCGATCCGAAATGGACGGGCAAGATAGTCAAGGCCCATCCCGGCTACAGCGGCGCGATCCTGACCACGACATTCCTGCTGGCGCGCGATCTCGGCTGGCCGTATCTGGAAAAGCTCGCCCAGCAGAAGATCATGCAGGTGCAATCGGCCGCCGATCCGCCGAAGAAGATCCTGCTCGGCGAGCGTGCGGTGATGGCCGACGGCAATGATTATAATCTCGTGCTGCTGAAGGACCAGGGCAAGCCGGTGGAAGTGGTCTATCCCGCCGAAGGATCGCCGCTGATCATCGTTCCATCAGGCATTTTCCGCAGCGCGCCGAATCCGAACGCGGCAAGGCTGTTCCAGAATTTCTTCTTCAGCGCGGAAGCCCAGCAAATGCTGGTCGACGTCTTTGCGCATCGTTCCTTTCACGGCGAGGTCAAGGAGAAGGGCGGGCACGTCCCGCTTTCCAGCTTGAAACTGCTCAAGGCCGATCCGGCGCAGGTGCAGGCGCAAAGCGAGGAGATCAAGGCGCGCTACGCCAAGATCTTCGGAGTGTGATGCCGGCATCCTCCACGACTGGAAAGAAGCCGGAAGCGTTTGCAACCGAAAGGAATCATTGTATAAGTTTGCAACCGGCCGACTTTCGGGACGAATCATAAAGGCGGCCTGCATCAAGCGTCCTCCGTACTTCTACGGGGGCGGAAAAGATGGGATCGGGTCCGGGAAGTCGGCTAAGTCATCCACCATCTCCGGACTGGTGAGGCCATGACGCAACCAAGACGGCTCGCGCTGGCGATGGCGTTGCTGGTCGTCGTGACGTCCTGCGTCGTGAGCGCAGTGACCTATTATTTTGCGACGCAAGCCGCGCCGGGCGGGCCCCTGGCGACGATTGTCACCGCGGCGCTTCTGGGCAGCGTGGTCGCGGTGGCCGTCGTCGCCGGGCTTGCGCGATTTTGGCGGAGCGCGCTGCCCGGCGTCACTGGCGCTGCGGATGTTCACGGCGGACGGGAGCAGGGGCTCGCTCACCGGACGCCGATCGACGGCGAGATGGCGCAGGCCATTATCGAAAGCGCGCTCGATGCCTTCGTCCAGACCGATGAACGCTGTGTCATCCTCAACTGGAGCCCGTACGCCGAGGCCTTGATGGGATGGACGCGTGCGGAGGCGGTCGTCAGGAGCGTGGAAGAACTCGTCTTTCCGGAAGCGCAGCGCCCCGTGCACCGGCAATGGGTCGATCGCTTCCTGAGCGAGGCATCGGGCGACGCCGCGGGAGGGCGATACGAAACGCCGCTTCTGCACAAGGACGGGCGCGAATTCTTCGCCGAGGTGTCGCTGACGGCGCTGCGCCGCGGTGACGATTACATCGTCAACGCCTTCGTCAGGGACATCACCGCGAAACGCGCCGCGGAAGAGCAGTTGTTCCAGGCGCAGAAGATGGAATCGGTCGTGCAATTGACCGGCGGCATCGCCCATGACTTCAACAACATGCTCACCGTGATCACGGGCACGATCGAAATCCTGGCCGATGGCGTCAAGCATGATCCGGCGCTGACGTCGATCGCCAAGATGATCAATGACGCCGCCGACCGGGCGTCGCAGCTGACGGCGAACCTGCTGGCCTTTGCCAGAAAGCAGCCGTTGCGGCCGCTCGAGACCGACGTCAATGCCCTGATCGACGAGGTGGTCAAGCTGCTGGCGCCGACGCTCGGAAGGCAGATCGAGATCGAGACGGCGTTGAGCGACCAGGCCTGGCCGGCGCTGGTCGATCGCAGCCAGCTCACTTCGGCGCTGGTCAATCTCGCCATCAACGCCCGCGACGCCATGCCTGATGGCGGGAGGCTGCTGTTCAGGACGGGGAATTTCACGCGCCATGCAGGCGACGTGGAGGTAGACGATCTCGGCGCGGGCGACTACGTCGCCATTGAGGTCATCGATAGCGGCGCCGGCATTCCACCGGCCATGCGCGACAGGATTTTCGAGCCGTTCTTTTCGACCAAGCAGTTCGGCACCGGCACCGGGCTTGGCCTCAGCATGGTGTTCGGATTTGCCAAGCAATCCGGCGGCGGCGTCGTGGTCGACGGCGAGGAGGGCAAGGGCGCCTGTTTCCGCATCTATCTGCCGAAGGCCGACGTCGAGCCTTCGGACGCGCTTCCGGCAAGCGAAGCTCCGCCGCCCGAAGACGACGAACTGCGCGGCGGATCGGAAACCA includes these proteins:
- a CDS encoding ATP-binding protein, encoding MTQPRRLALAMALLVVVTSCVVSAVTYYFATQAAPGGPLATIVTAALLGSVVAVAVVAGLARFWRSALPGVTGAADVHGGREQGLAHRTPIDGEMAQAIIESALDAFVQTDERCVILNWSPYAEALMGWTRAEAVVRSVEELVFPEAQRPVHRQWVDRFLSEASGDAAGGRYETPLLHKDGREFFAEVSLTALRRGDDYIVNAFVRDITAKRAAEEQLFQAQKMESVVQLTGGIAHDFNNMLTVITGTIEILADGVKHDPALTSIAKMINDAADRASQLTANLLAFARKQPLRPLETDVNALIDEVVKLLAPTLGRQIEIETALSDQAWPALVDRSQLTSALVNLAINARDAMPDGGRLLFRTGNFTRHAGDVEVDDLGAGDYVAIEVIDSGAGIPPAMRDRIFEPFFSTKQFGTGTGLGLSMVFGFAKQSGGGVVVDGEEGKGACFRIYLPKADVEPSDALPASEAPPPEDDELRGGSETILCVEDDDVVRAHVTGRLESLGYKVVTASNAAQALELVNSGAAFDLLFTDIVMPGAMNGRQLAQKVAELRRPLRVLYTSGHTFGAFDSSGRLGQGVLLLAKPYRKAELARMVRLCLDRAIDHMGDPIPLPYSVQEDLERFLRENPPKPG
- a CDS encoding extracellular solute-binding protein; this encodes MRDRKWSRRELLKASTASAASLLFAEPLKAAAPPAEDVTPALIEAAKKEGKLSFYSALELNTAERLARTFEAKYPGITVRVERSGAERIFQRIAQEQGSGIKAVDVANSTDAAHFLEWKKNDWLAPHLPADVARNFPADQIDADGMYATSCAWTEAIGYNTNLVKREEAPKSYADLLDPKWTGKIVKAHPGYSGAILTTTFLLARDLGWPYLEKLAQQKIMQVQSAADPPKKILLGERAVMADGNDYNLVLLKDQGKPVEVVYPAEGSPLIIVPSGIFRSAPNPNAARLFQNFFFSAEAQQMLVDVFAHRSFHGEVKEKGGHVPLSSLKLLKADPAQVQAQSEEIKARYAKIFGV
- a CDS encoding gamma-glutamyl-gamma-aminobutyrate hydrolase family protein, with amino-acid sequence MTRPVVGVIGNAYRVENRFQTQMVGERNLRAVTDVAGALPLMFAGSPEITDIGALLDVVDGVILTGARANVHPTRFKTEPHERHEPYDIHRDDVALALAEACVARGVPIFGICRGLQEMNVAFGGSLHPEIREIPGRMNHRMPRLENGEIHPDPTVVFADRHDVHLTPGGTFASLLGCETIRVNSLHGQGILEPGERVVIEGIAEDGTIEAIRIADAASFALGVQWHAEYDPQRNPINRKLFEAFGEALKTHKRAA